The following proteins are encoded in a genomic region of Phycodurus eques isolate BA_2022a chromosome 11, UOR_Pequ_1.1, whole genome shotgun sequence:
- the wu:fc17b08 gene encoding uncharacterized protein wu:fc17b08 isoform X3 yields the protein MIRQFAAEYTSKTSSPQDSGSAPQPSSDQSPQTQVVTSGTPPSRAGPALSHNPVLSQLLMADQEAPLDLTIKKTPSEPSEQEGVLDLSIKKSCHSSNSLPVSSPRLSPKVSMIKGECQDIHIAKAKEIQSTSTLEQFMAKLCRHHQRTIVDAIGFLQTDVAASKTQQTSDSGVQGATCCTPKSDTVTPEKSCLELEFPSESRPKFQVLDMSCSIQSNRVTKRFLESVVPLTSVVASPVLDLHSPRSVSNKALIPVETENNRHGDHAPLKMKIMKSSNVSAGKKLSCVLTTSLTSDSDSLEDKQINSNSLNRTDSPSARLSSSLNRQHQISQVHHAMQRGAVWQAKGVPTKQFSVPVAFTTESPRTARKTIRPSTLQHTRPAPYRTVDPDLGHCDIVYIDKPITECYKEQRNLIPRRNARKSTRGHLYSDEIWELKTVRTLAGRGNCLNPMPELITLVTPKQSLSKPEGVPPVDMPFAGACRETISEGIPSEKSDESMVPGTGEMVEVAASEVQTLVVVETSQTDQVQSKLETPLPIMNSVTENTVTDHTTYNTNDEPLQLDQDEPSDVKKVSASEESVAHATFEVEKENEPETENNESTGQVMSETAVEKSEKISTQKAESQISSDKIQSSEVLPLNASTPSSINHAENQESEKDMGDERPQEPQQGIVSEETGKSKNSGSTEDPVLSELEGPTAVVESVVPVATLEEQDDTYDISLKTLDTLLKELPPWRRKKGSVISLPKRLQQAKTIIVGYVNGRPVSASDRSLRRRVNTSSTSPTKSSVKQSQKIQNQVEFDTTETKNLVKNTTETEIPAESIVNTSDCPLVSSSDIPESPKVEVSPKSKPIQKHKLGQQDEPTENKRQLRSAVQKGDETLSLVPSTVVPSVSPPKPSTTPAPPELPPLCLPPLAESSQPAIPEPPQMNSVQQAPVELNIEETQTIEETPSLPVRQKLRSSNVGGKENKNENQQLYVELTSPMEDKASPKTETPAHETRGKRVLRLEPVTQKANALFSDENFGSSHLNSACGGDNLTRMPLRSESSKAEQCPQPAPQCPPDKKLSLRSQRLSSPSTSALSVSGKNTEVALLPRTPPEKIMKTQMKVPTLPTALSASPVMGPRHQPRKQTNKFLEALTRGENQHLLTNLNLKYDKMQKGWLQMDRDGQTAAKYKNKADRQAAIWKSKRRARKQKSLEHQKCSPVQMLFMKDFNLSSICRWFLESTETKSLIIVKKVNTRLPSETQLCFHSSSSGSGASQGVFPSLQAERLKKHLKKFAITSPVKSNPKSQKLIAKALEQEMTSVKGKERREPPSAAHMFNQSDVCVNARGHCEPQKAPGKPKNPASARILRKYSNIREKMQVQQTNVRLKSISKSLKANSLKRFPTESVSQSTFKPPVKAPKIPRPVPKPTKASNMGRRKTFARKRVMKHRATKALNVSRVTRCSQRLSSVVSLSKSKADKKTSEVEKDGEKVAKSKVNAGKCQINVSPDRREIKEAPEAALQSVDVKPLSVPDQVLTRSQSKMEAVAKRRKLAKEKAALKSARKVENMSKKVAVKRSCSTMLSRTRSQELLATPAKRTRTSR from the coding sequence TGAGTGTCAAGACATCCACATTGCAAAGGCAAAAGAAATCCAGTCCACCTCAACACTGGAACAGTTCATGGCCAAACTCTGCCGCCACCATCAGAGAACGATTGTCGATGCTATAGGTTTCCTGCAGACGGATGTTGCAGCCTCTAAGACGCAGCAAACTAGTGACTCTGGAGTCCAGGGAGCGACATGCTGCACTCCAAAATCTGATACAGTCACGCCTGAGAAGTCGTGTTTGGAGCTAGAGTTTCCTAGCGAATCCAGGCCAAAATTTCAGGTCTTGGATATGTCTTGTTCTATCCAAAGCAATAGGGTCACGAAAAGATTTCTAGAGAGTGTAGTTCCATTGACATCTGTTGTTGCCAGCCCCGTGTTGGATCTTCATAGCCCTAGGTCAGTGAGCAACAAGGCTCTTATCCCTGTAGAAACTGAGAACAACCGTCATGGTGATCATGCACCTCttaaaatgaaaatcatgaaAAGCAGTAATGTTTCTGCTGGTAAAAAGTTATCTTGTGTGCTAACGACCTCGCTTACATCTGACTCCGACTCTTTGGAGGACAAACAAATTAACTCAAATTCACTGAACAGAACAGACAGTCCTAGCGCTAGACTCAGCTCATCGCTAAACAGGCAACATCAGATAAGTCAGGTTCATCATGCAATGCAGAGGGGAGCTGTGTGGCAAGCCAAGGGTGTACCAACTAAACAGTTTTCAGTTCCTGTGGCTTTTACCACAGAGTCACCACGAACTGCCAGGAAGACCATCCGGCCATCCACTCTTCAACACACTAGACCCGCCCCTTACAGGACGGTTGATCCTGATCTTGGCCACTGTGACATTGTTTACATTGACAAGCCAATTACAGAGTGTTATAAAGAGCAACGTAATTTGATTCCCCGTCGCAATGCTAGAAAAAGCACTAGAGGACATTTGTATTCAGATGAAATTTGGGAGTTAAAAACTGTCCGCACATTGGCAGGCAGGGGTAACTGTCTTAATCCAATGCCAGAATTGATTACACTCGTTACCCCCAAACAAAGCCTTTCCAAGCCTGAAGGTGTACCCCCGGTAGATATGCCTTTTGCTGGCGCGTGTAGAGAGAcgataagtgaggggataccctcAGAAAAGTCAGATGAGAGTATGGTACCAGGGACAGGAGAGATGGTCGAAGTGGCAGCCAGTGAAGTACAAACGTTAGTTGTAGTAGAAACTAGTCAGACAGATCAGGTTCAGAGCAAGTTAGAGACCCCCTTACCCATCATGAACTCTGTAACAGAAAACACAGTAACAGATCACACAACATATAACACCAATGACGAACCACTCCAGTTAGACCAGGATGAACCTTCTGATGTCAAGAAAGTGAGTGCAAGTGAGGAAAGTGTAGCACATGCTACATTTGAAGTGGAAAAGGAGAACGAGCCTGAAACTGAAAATAATGAATCTACTGGTCAAGTAATGTCAGAAACAGCTGTAGAGAAATCTGAGAAAATCAGCACGCAAAAAGCTGAATCTCAAATTTCATCAGATAAAATACAGAGCAGTGAGGTGCTGCCCCTCAATGCTAGCACACCATCATCCATAAATCATGCAGAGAACCAAGAGTCTGAAAAAGATATGGGCGATGAGAGACCCCAGGAACCACAGCAAGGGATAGTCTCTGAAGAGACGGGAAAGTCCAAGAACTCTGGTTCAACTGAGGACCCAGTATTGAGTGAGCTAGAAGGTCCAACAGCTGTCGTTGAAAGTGTTGTGCCTGTAGCGACATTAGAAGAACAAGATGATACATACGATATTTCTTTGAAGACACTTGATACTCTCTTAAAGGAATTACCTCCTTGGCGTAGAAAAAAAGGCAGCGTTATCTCACTGCCAAAGAGGTTACAACAAGCAAAGACTATAATCGTGGGCTACGTAAATGGGAGACCTGTATCAGCCTCTGACAGAAGTCTGCGTCGTAGAGTAAATACCAGTAGCACCTCACCAACGAAAAGCTCAGTGAAACAAAGTCAGAAAATACAGAACCAAGTTGAGTTTGACACAACTGAAACCAAGAACTTGGTGAAAAATACCACTGAAACAGAGATTCCTGCAGAATCAATTGTGAATACATCTGATTGCCCACTAGTTTCATCTTCGGACATACCAGAAAGCCCAAAAGTTGAAGTCTCACCCAAATCTAAACCAATCCAGAAACACAAGCTTGGTCAGCAAGATGAACCAACTGAGAACAAACGACAGCTAAGATCAGCTGTCCAGAAAGGAGATGAAACCCTTTCATTAGTACCTTCAACTGTAGTCCCATCCGTTTCACCTCCAAAACCTAGTACTACCCCTGCTCCTCCAGAACTGCCTCCTTTGTGTCTTCCTCCTTTAGCAGAGTCGTCTCAACCTGCAATCCCTGAACCACCTCAAATGAACTCTGTCCAACAGGCACCGGTGGAGTTAAACATTGAAGAAACTCAAACAATAGAAGAAACTCCAAGTTTGCCAGTCAGACAAAAGTTAAGATCttcaaatgtgggaggaaaggaaaataaaaatgagaaccAGCAGCTTTATGTAGAGTTAACCAGTCCAATGGAGGATAAGGCTTCTCCTAAGACTGAAACACCAGCACATGAAACAAGAGGAAAACGTGTTCTTAGACTGGAGCCTGTGACACAGAAagcaaatgcattattttcagATGAGAATTTTGGAAGTTCCCATCTTAACAGCGCTTGTGGAGGAGACAACCTCACAAGAATGCCATTGAGGAGTGAGAGTAGCAAGGCTGAACAGTGCCCTCAACCTGCCCCTCAATGCCCACCAGACAAGAAGCTTTCTTTGCGATCCCAAAGGTTGTCTTCACCCTCCACCAGTGCGCTCTCCGTATCCGGAAAGAACACTGAAGTGGCATTACTGCCCAGAACACCTCCtgagaaaataatgaaaactcAAATGAAAGTCCCTACATTACCTACTGCATTATCAGCCTCCCCTGTAATGGGACCAAGACACCAGCCACGCAAACAGACCAACAAGTTCTTAGAGGCACTGACTAGAGGGGAAAATCAACACCTGCTTACCAACTTGAACCTCAAATATGATAAGATGCAGAAAGGCTGGCTGCAAATGGACAGAGATGGCCAGACAGCagctaaatataaaaacaaagcagACAGACAAGCTGCCATATGGAAAAGTAAACGTAGGGCTCGCAAGCAAAAGTCTTTGGAGCACCAGAAGTGCTCACCGGTGCAAATGCTCTTCATGAAGGACTTTAATCTTTCCAGTATTTGTCGCTGGTTCCTGGAGTCAACCGAAACAAAATCTCTCATCATTGTTAAGAAAGTAAACACACGTCTTCCATCTGAAACTCAGCTGTGCTTCCACAGCTCGTCCAGTGGGTCAGGAGCATCTCAGGGTGTTTTTCCAAGCTTACAGGCAGAGCGCTTAAAGAAACATCTTAAAAAGTTTGCCATCACCTCTCCTGTGAAGAGCAACCCCAAAAGTCAGAAGCTGATAGCTAAAGCCCTGGAGCAGGAGATGACCTCAGTCAAGGGCAAAGAGAGGCGAGAACCTCCCAGTGCTGCTCACATGTTCAATCAGTCGGACGTCTGTGTTAACGCTCGGGGACACTGTGAACCCCAGAAAGCACCCGGGAAGCCTAAGAATCCGGCGAGTGCCAGGATTTTGAGGAAATACTCCAACATTAGAGAGAAGATGCAGGTTCAGCAAACCAATGTTCGACTAAAAAGCATCTCCAAAAGCTTAAAGGCCAACAGTTTGAAAAGATTTCCCACAGAATCTGTTTCTCAGTCAACCTTCAAGCCTCCTGTGAAGGCACCCAAAATACCCCGACCTGTTCCTAAGCCCACAAAAGCGTCAAATATGGGAAGAAGGAAAACATTTGCAAGAAAGAGGGTGATGAAACATCGAGCTACCAAAGCTCTGAATGTCAGTCGGGTAACGAGGTGTTCGCAGCGACTGAGTTCTGTGGTCAGCTTATCAAAAAGCAAAGCGGACAAAAAAACATCGGAAGTTGAAAAGGATGGGGAAAAAGTCGCCAAGAGCAAAGTGAATGCTGggaaatgtcaaataaatgtctCACCAGATAGGAGAGAAATCAAAGAGGCCCCTGAAGCCGCCCTGCAAAGTGTGGACGTGAAGCCTCTGAGCGTTCCTGACCAGGTGTTGACAAGATCCCAGAGCAAAATGGAAGCGGTGGCAAAGAGGCGCAAGCTAGCCAAGGAAAAAGCAGCTCTCAAGTCTGCCAGGAAGGTTGAGAACATGAGCAAAAAAGTTGCTGTGAAGAGAAGTTGCTCCACCATGTTGTCACGTACCAGATCTCAGGAGCTCCTGGCGACTCCTGCTAAGCGCACCAGAACGTCGAGGTGA